A DNA window from Brassica napus cultivar Da-Ae chromosome C1, Da-Ae, whole genome shotgun sequence contains the following coding sequences:
- the LOC111201804 gene encoding GDSL esterase/lipase At3g14820-like, producing the protein MDLRFLCSLLLFFVAEVTTTKIKASGNTTVPPLIVFGDSIMDTGNNNDIPTLLKSNFPPYGKEFPGGIPTGRFSDGKVPSDIIANTLGIAKTIPPYLGSNLKPNDLLKGVVFASGGSGYDPLTSKLLSVVPMSDQLEYFQEYLSKIKQHFGEEKVKFILEKSVFLVVASSNDLGETYWVRSLEYSRNAYAEYLADLASEFIKKLSGLGAKKIGVFSAVPVGCVPAQRTLFGGFKRECYETLNKMAIHFNSKLSSSMDALQKELPSKLVYIDIYEALHDIMTNSSKYGFKVADKGCCGTGRVELSVLCNKLAPFTCLVPSTHVFFDSYHPTEKAYQIITDKLMKKYQKYLGN; encoded by the exons ATGGATCTGCGGTTTCTATGTtctcttttgttgttttttgtCGCAGAAGTGACCACAACCAAGATCAAAG cTTCAGGGAACACAACAGTTCCGCCACTAATAGTATTCGGAGATTCGATAATGGATACTGGAAATAATAATGACATTCCAACTCTTCTGAAGTCTAACTTTCCTCCTTATGGGAAAGAGTTTCCTGGTGGCATTCCTACCGGTAGATTTTCAGATGGAAAAGTTCCATCAGACATCATTG CGAATACATTGGGGATAGCAAAGACGATACCACCATACTTAGGCTCAAATCTAAAGCCAAATGATCTTCTTAAGGGTGTAGTCTTTGCTTCTGGAGGTTCCGGTTATGATCCATTAACATCTAAACTAttg TCTGTAGTACCAATGTCAGATCAACTCGAATATTTTCAAGAATATTTGTCAAAAATTAAGCAACACTTTGGAGAAGAAAAGGTTAAGTTTATATTGGAGAAAAGTGTGTTTCTAGTGGTCGCTAGCAGTAATGATCTCGGCGAGACTTATTGGGTTCGATCGCTTGAATACAGTCGTAACGCATACGCTGAATATTTGGCAGACTTGGCTTCAGAGTTTATCAAA aaattatcTGGACTCGGAGCTAAGAAAATAGGAGTGTTTAGCGCAGTGCCAGTTGGATGCGTACCGGCACAAAGAACACTCTTCGGAGGTTTCAAAAGAGAATGTTATGAAACTCTGAACAAAATGGCAATTCATTTCAACTCAAAGTTATCATCTAGTATGGATGCTCTACAGAAAGAGTTGCCCAGCAAACTAGTATATATTGACATTTACGAAGCTCTTCATGACATCATGACAAACTCTTCGAAATACG GGTTTAAAGTAGCAGATAAAGGATGTTGCGGTACAGGAAGAGTTGAGTTATCTGTATTGTGCAACAAACTTGCTCCTTTCACGTGTTTGGTTCCATCGACTCATGTGTTCTTTGACTCTTATCATCCAACTGAAAAAGCTTACCAAATTATCACTGAtaaattgatgaaaaaataCCAGAAGTACCTTGGCAACTGA
- the LOC111198491 gene encoding zinc finger BED domain-containing protein RICESLEEPER 1: MMDESNEIILQKSKRLTSVVWNYFERVRKADVCYAVCIQCNKKLSGSSNSGTTHLRNHLMRCLKRTNHDMSQLLTPKRRKKENPVTVATIGFDESQPKDGYIRPTKFDQEQRRGDEIALSRGSGGAGGGGRFSQERSQVDLARMIILHGYPLSMVDHVGFKVFARNLQPLFEPVAITTIEETCMEIYIREKQRVQHALSNLYGKINLSVEMWSSRDNASYVCLASHYIDEEWRLQRNVLNFITLDPSHTEDMLSEVIIRCLMEWSLESKLFAVTFDSFSVSDEIVLRIKDHMSQSSQVLINGQLFELRSAAHLLNAIVQDCLEAMRDVIQKIRGSVRYVKSSQSTQARFNEIAQLAGINSEKVLVLDSLASWNSTYEMLETVLEYKGAFCHLRDHDQGFDSSLTDEEWEWTRSVAGYLKLVFEIAADFSGNKCPTANVYFAEMCDIHIQLIEWCKSQDSFLSSLAGKMKAKFDEYWNKCSLVLAIAAILDPRFKMKLVEYYYSKIYGSTALDHIKEVSNGVKELLDAYSICSAIGDDSSFSGGSGLGRGGMDARDRLKGFDKFLHETSQNQNTTSDLDKYLSEPIFPRSGEFNILNYWKVHTPRYPVLSMMARDILGTPMSILGTDSAFDSGRPVIDDSKSSLNPDIRQALFCAHDWLSTEAEEVQPLSRQYAQAL; the protein is encoded by the exons ATGATGGATGAATCAAACGAGATCATCCTGCAGAAATCAAAGAGGCTGACGTCTGTCGTGTGGAACTACTTTGAGAGGGTGAGAAAGGCTGATGTCTGCTACGCTGTTTGCATTCAGTGCAACAAGAAACTCAGCGGTTCCAGCAACAGCGGGACGACTCACCTCCGGAACCATCTCATGCGCTGTCTCAAAAGAACCAACCACGACATGTCTCAGCTTCTGACTcccaagaggaggaagaaggagaatccAGTGACAGTTGCTACCATCGGTTTCGATGAGAGCCAGCCTAAAGACGGTTACATTAGGCCTACTAAGTTTGATCAGGAGCAGCGTAGAGGGGATGAGATTGCTCTGAGCCGAGGAAGCGGAGGAGCAGGCGGAGGAGGAAGGTTTAGTCAAGAAAGGAGTCAGGTTGATCTTGCACGTATGATTATACTGCACGGTTACCCATTATCTATGGTTGATCATGTTGGCTTCAAAGTGTTTGCTAGGAATCTCCAGCCATTGTTCGAACCTGTGGCTATTACCACCATTGAGGAAACGTGTATGGAGATTTACATTAGAGAGAAGCAGAGAGTTCAACACGCTCTGAGTAACTTATACGGTAAGATCAATCTCTCGGTGGAGATGTGGTCTTCCAGAGACAATGCTAGCTACGTCTGTCTAGCCTCTCATTACATCGACGAGGAGTGGAGGCTGCAGAGGAACGTTCTCAACTTCATCACCTTGGATCCTTCTCACACTGAAGACATGCTCTCAGAAGTAATCATCAGGTGTTTGATGGAGTGGAGCCTCGAGAGCAAGCTTTTCGCCGTTACCTTTGATAGTTTCTCTGTTAGCGATGAGATCGTCCTGAGGATTAAAGACCACATGTCTCAGAGCAGCCAGGTCTTGATCAACGGGCAGTTGTTCGAGCTGAGGTCTGCCGCTCATCTCCTGAACGCTATCGTCCAAGACTGCTTGGAAGCTATGAGAGATGTGATCCAAAAGATTCGAGGAAGCGTGAGATACGTCAAGAGCTCGCAGTCAACGCAAGCGAGGTTCAACGAGATCGCTCAGCTCGCCGGGATCAACTCTGAGAAGGTCTTGGTTCTTGACTCTCTCGCTAGTTGGAACTCGACTTATGAGATGCTTGAAACCGTGCTGGAGTACAAGGGCGCGTTTTGCCACTTGCGCGATCACGACCAAGGGTTTGATTCTTCCCTAACCGACGAGGAGTGGGAGTGGACAAGATCCGTCGCTGGTTATCTCAAGCTTGTGTTCGAGATCGCTGCTGATTTTTCGGGGAACAAGTGTCCTACAGCTAATGTATACTTTGCCGAGATGTGCGACATCCACATCCAGCTGATCGAATGGTGCAAGAGCCAGGACAGTTTCTTGAGTTCTCTGGCCGGGAAGATGAAGGCGAAGTTCGACGAATACTGGAACAAATGCAGCCTCGTGTTAGCGATCGCTGCTATTTTAGATCCGAGGTTCAAGATGAAGCTGGTGGAGTATTACTACTCTAAAATCTACGGCAGCACGGCTCTGGACCATATCAAGGAAGTGTCGAACGGTGTCAAGGAGCTTCTCGATGCGTACTCGATCTGCTCAGCTATTGGTGATGACTCTTCCTTCTCTGGTGGCTCAGGGTTAGGTAGAGGTGGTATGGACGCTAGAGATAGACTGAAAGGATTCGACAAGTTTCTCCACGAGACTTCTCAGAACCAGAACACGACGTCGGATTTGGACAAGTACTTGTCTGAGCCTATCTTTCCCCGTAGCGGCGAGTTCAACATTTTGAACTACTGGAAGGTTCATACGCCGAGGTACCCTGTTCTCTCTATGATGGCACGTGATATTCTTGGGACGCCTATGTCAATCCTTGGGACTGATTCGGCATTTGACTCTGGGAGACCGGTGATTGATGATAGTAAGAGTTCGTTGAACCCTGATATTAGGCAAGCTTTGTTCTGTGCACATGATTGGTTGTCTACAGAGGCAGAAG AAGTTCAACCATTGTCTAGACAATATGCTCAAGCTCTGTGA
- the LOC111202400 gene encoding trifunctional UDP-glucose 4,6-dehydratase/UDP-4-keto-6-deoxy-D-glucose 3,5-epimerase/UDP-4-keto-L-rhamnose-reductase RHM3-like, whose amino-acid sequence MATYKPKNILITGAAGFIASHVANRLVRTYPHYKIVVLDKLDYCSNLKNLNPSKSSPNFKFVKGDIASDDLVSYLLITENIDTIMHFAAQTHVDNSFGNSFEFTKNNIYGTHVLLEACKVTGQIRRFIHVSTDEVYGETDEDASVGNHEASQLLPTNPYSATKAGAEMLVMAYGRSYGLPVITTRGNNVYGPNQFPEKLIPKFMLLAMNGKPLPIHGDGSNVRSYLYCEDVAEAFEVVLHKGEVNHVYNIGTTRERRVIDVANDISKLFGTDPDSTIQFVENRPFNDQRYFLDDQKLKKLGWSELTTWEEGLRKTMEWYTENPDWWGDVTGALLPHPRMLMMPGDRLCDNCDDDHKDVADGNQTFTVVTPSGDNKTPFKFLIYGKTGWLGGLLGKLCEKQGIPYEYGKGRLEDRASVMADIRSVKPTHVFNAAGVTGRPNVDWCESHKTETIRANVAGTLTLADVCRENGLLMMNFATGCIFEYDAAHPEGSGIGFKEEDKPNFTGSFYSKTKAMVEELLREYDNVCTLRVRMPISSDLNNPRNFITKISRYNKVVNIPNSMTILDELLPISIEMAKRNLRGVWNFTNPGVVSHNEILEMYKSYIEPSFKWSNFTLEEQAKVIVAPRSNNEMDGAKLSKEFPEMLPIKESLIKYVFEPNKRT is encoded by the coding sequence ATGGCTACATATAAGCCCAAGAACATCCTCATCACCGGAGCAGCCGGCTTCATCGCCTCCCACGTCGCCAACAGACTAGTCCGCACCTACCCTCACTACAAAATCGTGGTCCTCGACAAGCTCGACTACTGCTCCAACCTCAAAAACCTTAACCCTTCCAAATCCTCCCCCAACTTCAAGTTCGTCAAGGGCGACATCGCCAGCGACGACCTCGTCAGCTACCTTCTCATCACCGAGAACATCGACACCATCATGCACTTCGCCGCTCAGACCCACGTCGACAACTCCTTCGGCAACTCCTTCGAGTTCACCAAGAACAACATCTACGGCACGCACGTCCTTTTAGAAGCTTGCAAAGTCACTGGACAGATCAGGAGGTTTATCCACGTGAGTACTGACGAGGTCTACGGAGAGACTGATGAGGATGCTTCTGTTGGGAACCATGAAGCTTCTCAGCTGCTTCCGACTAATCCTTACTCCGCTACTAAAGCTGGTGCTGAGATGCTTGTCATGGCGTATGGGAGATCGTATGGTTTACCGGTTATAACCACGCGTGGGAATAATGTTTATGGTCCGAATCAGTTTCCTGAGAAGTTGATTCCTAAGTTCATGTTGTTGGCTATGAACGGGAAGCCGCTTCCTATCCATGGGGATGGATCTAATGTTAGGAGTTACTTGTATTGTGAAGACGTTGCTGAGGCGTTTGAGGTTGTTCTACACAAAGGTGAAGTTAACCATGTTTATAATATTGGGACGACGAGAGAGAGGAGAGTGATTGATGTGGCGAATGACATCTCCAAGCTCTTTGGAACTGACCCTGACTCTACAATCCAGTTTGTGGAGAACCGGCCGTTTAATGACCAGAGGTACTTCCTCGACGACCAGAAGCTGAAGAAGTTGGGATGGTCTGAACTGACCACTTGGGAAGAAGGGCTGAGGAAGACGATGGAGTGGTACACTGAGAACCCTGATTGGTGGGGAGATGTTACTGGTGCTCTGTTGCCTCATCCAAGGATGCTGATGATGCCAGGTGATAGACTCTGTGATAACTGTGACGACGACCACAAGGATGTTGCAGATGGTAATCAGACGTTCACTGTGGTTACTCCTTCTGGAGACAACAAAACACCCTTTAAGTTCCTTATATACGGCAAGACCGGGTGGCTCGGTGGTCTTCTAGGGAAGCTATGTGAGAAGCAAGGGATCCCATACGAGTATGGGAAAGGGAGACTAGAGGACAGAGCTTCTGTAATGGCAGATATTCGCAGCGTCAAACCTACTCATGTCTTCAATGCCGCCGGTGTAACAGGCAGACCCAATGTTGACTGGTGTGAGTCTCACAAAACCGAGACTATCCGAGCCAATGTCGCTGGTACTTTGACTCTAGCAGATGTGTGCAGAGAGAATGGTTTATTGATGATGAACTTCGCCACCGGTTGTATATTTGAGTACGACGCTGCGCATCCAGAAGGCTCAGGGATTGGCTTCAAGGAAGAGGACAAACCCAACTTCACCGGCTCCTTCTACTCAAAGACAAAGGCGATGGTGGAAGAGCTTCTAAGAGAATACGACAACGTATGCACGTTGAGAGTGCGGATGCCAATCTCATCAGACTTGAACAACCCAAGGAACTTCATCACGAAGATTTCGCGGTACAACAAAGTGGTGAACATCCCAAACAGCATGACAATACTCGACGAGCTCTTGCCAATCTCGATCGAGATGGCGAAGAGGAACCTGAGGGGGGTTTGGAACTTCACCAATCCGGGAGTGGTGAGCCACAACGAGATACTAGAGATGTACAAGAGCTACATCGAGCCGAGTTTCAAATGGTCCAACTTCACTTTGGAGGAACAGGCTAAGGTCATTGTGGCACCGCGGAGCAACAACGAGATGGATGGTGCCAAGCTTAGTAAGGAGTTTCCTGAGATGCTTCCCATCAAAGAGTCGTTGATCAAATACGTCTTTGAACCCAACAAGAGAACGTAA
- the LOC106351838 gene encoding kinesin-like protein KIN-5B isoform X2, translating to MKVTFLELYNEEVTDLLAQEDSSRSSSDDKQKKHVSLMEDGKGCVVLRGLEEEVVYSANDIYALLERGSSKRRTADTLLNKSLLTLGRVINALVEHSSHIPYRDSELTRLLQDSLGGKTKTCIIATISPSAHSLEETLSTLDYAYRAKNIKNKPEANQKLTKAVLLKYLYLELERTKKDVRAARDRKALHTLLSHVYHQMS from the exons ATGAAAGTCACGTTCTTGGAGCTGTACAACGAAGAAGTCACAGACCTGTTAGCTCAAGAAGACTCTTCAAGATCTTCTTCTGACGATAAGCAGAAGAAGCATGTTTCTCTGATGGAAGACGGGAAAGGCTGTGTGGTTCTACGCGGTCTCGAGGAAGAAGTTGTGTACAGTGCTAACGATATATACGCTCTTCTCGAACGAGGCTCATCAAAAAGACGCACGGCGGATACGTTGTTG AACAAGAGCTTGCTTACGCTGGGGCGTGTGATCAATGCGCTTGTGGAACATTCTTCCCATATACCTTACAG GGATAGTGAGCTGACAAGGCTTTTACAAGACTCTCTAGGAGGGAAGACAAAGACTTGTATCATTGCTACAATCTCACCATCTGCTCATTCCTTGGAAGAAACTTTAAGCACTTTGGATTATGCCTATCGTGCCAAGAACATTAAGAACAAACCTGAG GCAAACCAGAAGTTAACCAAAGCTGTGTTGCTTAAATACCTTTACTTGGAGCTTGAGAGAACAAAAAAAG ATGTAAGAGCGGCAAGGGATAGAAAAGCTTTACACACATTACTTTCTCATGTATATCATCAGATGAGCTAG
- the LOC106351838 gene encoding kinesin-like protein KIN-5B isoform X1, translated as MKVTFLELYNEEVTDLLAQEDSSRSSSDDKQKKHVSLMEDGKGCVVLRGLEEEVVYSANDIYALLERGSSKRRTADTLLNKRSSRSHSVFTITVHIKEESMGDEELIKCGKLNLVDLAGSENIFRSGSRDGRAREAGEINKSLLTLGRVINALVEHSSHIPYRDSELTRLLQDSLGGKTKTCIIATISPSAHSLEETLSTLDYAYRAKNIKNKPEANQKLTKAVLLKYLYLELERTKKDVRAARDRKALHTLLSHVYHQMS; from the exons ATGAAAGTCACGTTCTTGGAGCTGTACAACGAAGAAGTCACAGACCTGTTAGCTCAAGAAGACTCTTCAAGATCTTCTTCTGACGATAAGCAGAAGAAGCATGTTTCTCTGATGGAAGACGGGAAAGGCTGTGTGGTTCTACGCGGTCTCGAGGAAGAAGTTGTGTACAGTGCTAACGATATATACGCTCTTCTCGAACGAGGCTCATCAAAAAGACGCACGGCGGATACGTTGTTGAATAAAAGAAGCAGCCGCTCTCATTCTGTTTTTACCATCACGGTGCATATTAAGGAAGAGTCTATGGGAGATGAGGAGTTGATCAAATGTGGGAAGCTTAACCTTGTGGATCTAGCGGGCTCCGAGAATATTTTTCGGTCAGGGTCGAGGGATGGTAGGGCGAGAGAAGCTGGGGAGATTAACAAGAGCTTGCTTACGCTGGGGCGTGTGATCAATGCGCTTGTGGAACATTCTTCCCATATACCTTACAG GGATAGTGAGCTGACAAGGCTTTTACAAGACTCTCTAGGAGGGAAGACAAAGACTTGTATCATTGCTACAATCTCACCATCTGCTCATTCCTTGGAAGAAACTTTAAGCACTTTGGATTATGCCTATCGTGCCAAGAACATTAAGAACAAACCTGAG GCAAACCAGAAGTTAACCAAAGCTGTGTTGCTTAAATACCTTTACTTGGAGCTTGAGAGAACAAAAAAAG ATGTAAGAGCGGCAAGGGATAGAAAAGCTTTACACACATTACTTTCTCATGTATATCATCAGATGAGCTAG
- the LOC106349243 gene encoding bidirectional sugar transporter SWEET2 isoform X2 yields the protein MEFFTVDGSFSKWKDVAGIAGNIFAFGLFVSPMPTFRRIMRNKSTEQFSGLPYIYALLNCLICLWYGSPYVSQRNFMLVTVNGVGATFQLCYIILFILHTDKKTKMRMLVLLLVVFAVVALIVVGSLQIPEKVTRWYLVGFMSCGSLVSMFASPLFVINLVIQTKSVEFMPFYLSLSTFLMSASFFMFGIFNSDAFVYTPNGIGTVLGIVQLSLYCYFHRNSVEEETKEPLIVSYV from the exons ATGGAGTTCTTTACTGTAGATGGTTCTTTCTCCAAGTGGAAAGATGTTGCTGGAATCGCAG GTAACATATTTGCATTTGGGTTATTTGTTTCACCGAT GCCAACATTTAGGAGAATCATGAGGAACAAATCTACCGAGCAATTCTCTGGTTTACCTTATATTTACGCTCTCTTAAACTGCTTGATCTGCCTTTGGTATGGCTCACCTTACGTATCCCAAAGAAACTTCATGCTTGTGACTGTTAATGGCGTTGGAGCCACTTTCCAGCTTTGTTACATTATCCTCTTCATCTTGCATACAGACAAGAAAACCAAG ATGAGGATGCTTGTTTTGCTTCTTGTGGTGTTTGCTGTGGTTGCGTTGATCGTAGTTGGAAGTTTGCAGATACCTGAGAAGGTCACACGATGGTACCTTGTCGGGTTCATGAGCTGCGGTTCTCTTGTCTCGATGTTTGCCTCTCCCTTGTTTGTTATT AACTTAGTGATTCAGACAAAGAGTGTTGAGTTCATGCCGTTTTATCTCTCTCTATCGACTTTCTTGATGAGCGCTTCCTTCTTCATGTTCGGAATATTCAACAGTGACGCCTTTGTTTAT ACACCAAATGGAATAGGAACGGTTCTTGGTATTGTGCAGCTATCTTTGTATTGCTACTTCCACAGAAACTCTGTAGAGGAGGAAACAAAAGAGCCCTTGATTGTTTCTTATGTGTGA
- the LOC106349243 gene encoding bidirectional sugar transporter SWEET2 isoform X1 — MDIHILDLALLPCVSPNQEICLAISGNIFAFGLFVSPMPTFRRIMRNKSTEQFSGLPYIYALLNCLICLWYGSPYVSQRNFMLVTVNGVGATFQLCYIILFILHTDKKTKMRMLVLLLVVFAVVALIVVGSLQIPEKVTRWYLVGFMSCGSLVSMFASPLFVINLVIQTKSVEFMPFYLSLSTFLMSASFFMFGIFNSDAFVYTPNGIGTVLGIVQLSLYCYFHRNSVEEETKEPLIVSYV, encoded by the exons ATGGATATACATATATTGGATCTGGCTTTATTGCCATGCGTATCACCAAATCAAGAGATATGTCTGGCCATTTCTG GTAACATATTTGCATTTGGGTTATTTGTTTCACCGAT GCCAACATTTAGGAGAATCATGAGGAACAAATCTACCGAGCAATTCTCTGGTTTACCTTATATTTACGCTCTCTTAAACTGCTTGATCTGCCTTTGGTATGGCTCACCTTACGTATCCCAAAGAAACTTCATGCTTGTGACTGTTAATGGCGTTGGAGCCACTTTCCAGCTTTGTTACATTATCCTCTTCATCTTGCATACAGACAAGAAAACCAAG ATGAGGATGCTTGTTTTGCTTCTTGTGGTGTTTGCTGTGGTTGCGTTGATCGTAGTTGGAAGTTTGCAGATACCTGAGAAGGTCACACGATGGTACCTTGTCGGGTTCATGAGCTGCGGTTCTCTTGTCTCGATGTTTGCCTCTCCCTTGTTTGTTATT AACTTAGTGATTCAGACAAAGAGTGTTGAGTTCATGCCGTTTTATCTCTCTCTATCGACTTTCTTGATGAGCGCTTCCTTCTTCATGTTCGGAATATTCAACAGTGACGCCTTTGTTTAT ACACCAAATGGAATAGGAACGGTTCTTGGTATTGTGCAGCTATCTTTGTATTGCTACTTCCACAGAAACTCTGTAGAGGAGGAAACAAAAGAGCCCTTGATTGTTTCTTATGTGTGA
- the LOC106349243 gene encoding bidirectional sugar transporter SWEET2 isoform X3, with translation MRNKSTEQFSGLPYIYALLNCLICLWYGSPYVSQRNFMLVTVNGVGATFQLCYIILFILHTDKKTKMRMLVLLLVVFAVVALIVVGSLQIPEKVTRWYLVGFMSCGSLVSMFASPLFVINLVIQTKSVEFMPFYLSLSTFLMSASFFMFGIFNSDAFVYTPNGIGTVLGIVQLSLYCYFHRNSVEEETKEPLIVSYV, from the exons ATGAGGAACAAATCTACCGAGCAATTCTCTGGTTTACCTTATATTTACGCTCTCTTAAACTGCTTGATCTGCCTTTGGTATGGCTCACCTTACGTATCCCAAAGAAACTTCATGCTTGTGACTGTTAATGGCGTTGGAGCCACTTTCCAGCTTTGTTACATTATCCTCTTCATCTTGCATACAGACAAGAAAACCAAG ATGAGGATGCTTGTTTTGCTTCTTGTGGTGTTTGCTGTGGTTGCGTTGATCGTAGTTGGAAGTTTGCAGATACCTGAGAAGGTCACACGATGGTACCTTGTCGGGTTCATGAGCTGCGGTTCTCTTGTCTCGATGTTTGCCTCTCCCTTGTTTGTTATT AACTTAGTGATTCAGACAAAGAGTGTTGAGTTCATGCCGTTTTATCTCTCTCTATCGACTTTCTTGATGAGCGCTTCCTTCTTCATGTTCGGAATATTCAACAGTGACGCCTTTGTTTAT ACACCAAATGGAATAGGAACGGTTCTTGGTATTGTGCAGCTATCTTTGTATTGCTACTTCCACAGAAACTCTGTAGAGGAGGAAACAAAAGAGCCCTTGATTGTTTCTTATGTGTGA
- the LOC111202401 gene encoding uncharacterized protein LOC111202401: MEALWKLEDKLKLTTKDAVVILVGTAAAVTLLCIAAAFLNRNSRGKQVADAEWAFVESRTMDQKRNCKWSKVKRRLMGSFCWSSAAKWMEMETRTPPQQTLLAVKERSLNAVDQVWQRPILMGEKCELPRFSGLILYDERGDPIQHSPSQEEVKQTPLVRTTLRDLL; the protein is encoded by the exons ATGGAAGCCTTGTGGAAGTTGGAGGATAAACTGAAGCTAACAACGAAAGACGCGGTAGTGATCTTGGTCGGAACAGCGGCTGCAGTAACGCTCCTCTGCATAGCCGCAGCGTTTCTCAACCGCAATTCTCGAGGAAAGCAAGTAGCAGACGCGGAGTGGGCGTTTGTTGAGTCAAGAACAATGGATCAAAAGAGGAACTGTAAGTGGAGCAAAGTGAAGAGAAGGTTGATGGGCTCATTTTGTTGGAGTTCTGCAGCTAAGTGGATGGAGATGGAAACACGAACGCCGCCGCAGCAGACATTGCTTGCGGTTAAAGAAAGGAGTCTTAATGCGGTTGATCAGGTTTGGCAGCGACCGATTCTGATGGGTGAGAAATGTGAACTTCCACGGTTTAGTGGTTTAATATTGTATGATGAACGTGGCGATCCGATTCAGCATTCTCCATCTCAAGAAGAA GTTAAACAAACTCCTCTGGTAAGAACAACTTTGAGAGATTTGCTTTGA
- the LOC111201805 gene encoding protein Jade-1-like codes for MDPQFQHLPPLKKLRLMQRDLERAHQQQQLPSHSEEVKSLQLPGKKRKQSRLDYDDDAAATYPCLPKKKRIWAIDPDLLYGNLFSPFDLSAEYTPPVIENDRTLLVESSLEVEDGDDGDKENIDPLEEEEDGIMCDVCQSTDGDPSNPIVFCDGCDLMVHASCYGNPLVKAIPEGDWFCGQCIASKKREKLIYCCLCTTKGVAMKPTKDGRWAHITCSLFVPEVYFEDPEGREGVCCSEIPSKRWEDGCYLCKIRGGCVIECSEMKCELAFHVTCRLKEDLCVECREGKKSGGIVVGFCDEHTKLWERVRSASYTYLFSCVFLCVGISF; via the coding sequence ATGGATCCTCAGTTTCAGCATTTGCCTCCTCTCAAAAAATTAAGACTAATGCAGCGAGATCTCGAACGTGCGCACCAGCAGCAGCAGCTACCGAGCCATTCCGAGGAGGTGAAGTCGTTGCAGTTACCGGGGAAGAAGAGGAAGCAGTCTCGTCTTGATTACGACGATGACGCCGCCGCCACCTATCCTTGTCTtccgaagaagaagagaatttgGGCGATTGATCCAGATCTCCTCTACGGTAATCTATTCTCTCCATTTGATCTAAGTGCTGAGTATACGCCTCCTGTAATCGAAAATGATCGAACTTTATTAGTCGAATCGAGTCTAGAAGTAGAAGATGGTGATGATGGTGATAAAGAGAATATTGATCctttagaagaagaagaagatgggattATGTGTGATGTTTGTCAAAGCACAGACGGTGATCCATCGAACCCAATCGTGTTCTGCGACGGTTGCGACTTAATGGTCCATGCTTCTTGCTATGGTAACCCTTTGGTTAAGGCTATACCAGAAGGTGACTGGTTTTGCGGACAGTGTATTGCatcaaagaagagagaaaagctTATCTATTGCTGCTTGTGTACAACAAAAGGTGTGGCGATGAAACCTACGAAGGATGGTCGATGGGCTCACATCACATGCTCGTTGTTTGTGCCGGAGGTCTACTTTGAGGATCCTGAAGGAAGGGAAGGGGTTTGTTGCAGCGAGATACCGAGCAAGAGATGGGAAGATGGGTGTTACTTGTGCAAGATTAGAGGTGGGTGTGTTATAGAGTGTTCGGAGATGAAGTGTGAGTTGGCTTTCCACGTTACTTGCAGGTTGAAGGAAGATCTTTGTGTTGAGTGCCGTGAAGGCAAGAAGAGTGGTGGTATTGTTGTTGGTTTCTGTGATGAGCATACTAAACTGTGGGAAAGGGTAAGATCTGCATCATATACTTATCTATTTAGCTGTGTGTTTTTATGTGTAGGGATTAGTTTTTGA